A stretch of the Vicinamibacterales bacterium genome encodes the following:
- a CDS encoding inositol oxygenase family protein encodes MAKPAAAFRNYADEPTGYVEQFYRKNHQHQTLDFVLARKAEYLPLNRETMTVWEMLEHLNDVVDESDPDTNFTQMDHALQTAEAARRANQPRWMIATGFIHDLGKVLCKFGEPQWAVVGDTNPVGCRFSPKIVHSGFFALNPDATHPVYSTELGIYERGCGLQNIHMSWGHDEYLYHVMKDRLPIEALYMIRYHSFYAWHREGEYDYLCDDQDRAMLKWVRAFNRYDLYSKGDDRPKLDELRPYYEDLTREFFPDPLNW; translated from the coding sequence ATGGCCAAACCCGCCGCGGCGTTCCGCAACTACGCGGACGAGCCCACCGGGTACGTCGAGCAGTTCTACCGCAAGAACCATCAGCACCAGACGCTCGATTTCGTACTCGCCAGGAAGGCGGAGTACCTGCCGCTGAATCGCGAGACGATGACGGTGTGGGAGATGCTGGAGCATCTCAACGACGTCGTCGACGAGAGCGATCCCGACACCAATTTCACGCAGATGGATCACGCGCTGCAGACCGCGGAAGCGGCGCGGCGCGCGAACCAGCCGCGCTGGATGATCGCCACCGGGTTCATCCACGATCTGGGCAAGGTGCTGTGCAAGTTCGGCGAGCCGCAATGGGCGGTGGTCGGCGACACCAACCCGGTCGGCTGCCGGTTCTCGCCGAAGATCGTGCACTCCGGCTTCTTCGCGCTGAATCCCGACGCGACGCATCCGGTGTATTCGACCGAGCTGGGGATCTACGAGCGCGGCTGCGGTCTCCAGAACATCCATATGTCCTGGGGGCACGACGAGTATCTGTACCACGTCATGAAGGATCGCCTCCCGATCGAGGCGCTCTACATGATCCGCTATCACTCGTTCTACGCCTGGCACCGCGAAGGGGAATACGACTACCTGTGCGACGACCAGGACCGCGCGATGCTCAAGTGGGTGCGCGCCTTCAACCGGTACGATCTGTATTCCAAGGGGGACGATCGGCCGAAACTGGACGAGCTGCGTCCCTATTACGAAGATCTGACCCGCGAGTTCTTCCCCGATCCGCTGAACTGGTAA
- a CDS encoding DEAD/DEAH box helicase has translation MPFSQFKLHPDLLRGLKDLGFQRPTPIQADAIPPALAGRDVLACAMTGSGKTVAFLLPILHHLIAKPRGTTRALVITPTRELAAQILSDVNDVAVHTPVTAAAVYGGVGMGPQEHAFRSGVDIIVGTPGRLLDHFRAPYARLSGIEFLVLDEADRMLDMGFLPDIRRVLRHLPRQRQTLFFSATMPPPIAELTREMLHDPVTINLERRAAPATGITQAIYPVPQALKPALLLTLLNGVDVRDALVFTRTKHRADRLAKYLAGHQVAVERIHGNRSQAQRTQALDGFKSGRYRVLVATDIAARGIDVTALGHVVNFDVPAQPEDYIHRVGRTARAEMTGSAYTLVSPDEEADVRAIEKAINRRLPRVTVPDFDYTVRAAERLEVPHAQRIAEIRARKAEERRRAHANAERRAAHAQRPAAPHAPRPSHPPSSAGRPAGAPAGGRRRRRRR, from the coding sequence ATGCCCTTCAGCCAGTTCAAGCTGCATCCCGACCTCCTGCGCGGCCTCAAAGACCTCGGATTCCAGCGTCCGACGCCGATCCAGGCCGACGCGATTCCCCCCGCGCTGGCGGGCCGCGACGTCCTCGCCTGCGCCATGACGGGCAGCGGCAAGACGGTCGCGTTCCTCCTGCCGATCCTCCATCACCTGATCGCGAAGCCGCGCGGCACCACGCGCGCCCTGGTCATCACCCCGACCCGTGAACTGGCCGCGCAGATTCTCAGCGACGTGAACGACGTCGCCGTCCACACGCCGGTGACCGCGGCGGCGGTCTACGGCGGCGTCGGCATGGGCCCGCAGGAGCATGCCTTCCGCAGCGGCGTCGACATCATCGTCGGCACGCCCGGCCGCCTGCTCGATCACTTTCGCGCCCCGTACGCGCGGCTGTCGGGGATCGAGTTCCTGGTCCTCGACGAAGCGGACCGGATGCTCGACATGGGATTCCTGCCCGACATCCGGCGGGTGCTGCGGCACCTGCCGCGCCAGCGGCAGACGCTGTTCTTCAGCGCGACGATGCCGCCGCCGATCGCCGAGCTGACGCGCGAGATGCTGCACGACCCGGTGACGATCAACCTCGAACGCCGCGCCGCGCCGGCCACCGGCATCACGCAGGCGATCTACCCGGTGCCCCAGGCGCTCAAGCCGGCGCTGCTGCTGACCCTGCTCAACGGCGTGGACGTGCGGGACGCCCTGGTCTTCACGCGGACGAAGCACCGCGCCGATCGACTGGCAAAGTATCTGGCGGGGCACCAGGTGGCGGTGGAGCGGATCCACGGCAATCGCTCGCAGGCGCAGCGCACGCAGGCGCTGGACGGCTTCAAGAGCGGCCGCTATCGCGTCCTCGTCGCCACCGACATCGCCGCGCGCGGCATCGACGTCACGGCGCTCGGGCATGTCGTCAACTTCGACGTGCCGGCGCAGCCCGAGGATTACATCCATCGCGTGGGCCGGACGGCGCGCGCGGAGATGACCGGCTCCGCCTACACGCTGGTGTCGCCGGACGAGGAAGCCGACGTCCGCGCCATCGAGAAGGCGATCAATCGCCGCCTGCCGCGCGTGACCGTACCGGATTTCGATTACACGGTCAGGGCGGCGGAGCGCCTCGAAGTCCCGCACGCGCAGCGCATCGCCGAGATCCGGGCCCGGAAGGCCGAGGAACGCCGGCGGGCCCATGCCAACGCGGAGCGCCGCGCCGCGCATGCGCAGCGTCCCGCGGCGCCGCACGCCCCCCGGCCGTCCCACCCGCCGTCGTCAGCTGGACGCCCGGCAGGCGCGCCGGCCGGCGGTCGCCGCAGGAGGCGGCGCAGGTAG